Proteins encoded within one genomic window of Streptomyces kaniharaensis:
- a CDS encoding WXG100 family type VII secretion target, with translation MPDHILVNFETLQNAAGEVKAAAARINQLLEDLKGDVTKISASWEGQAQQGYQAHQAQWDAKAADLQQVCANIAGALEAAALSYKSTEDKNASRWQH, from the coding sequence GTGCCCGACCACATCCTCGTGAACTTCGAGACCCTCCAGAACGCCGCCGGGGAGGTCAAGGCCGCCGCCGCCCGCATCAACCAGCTGCTGGAGGACCTCAAGGGCGACGTCACCAAGATCTCCGCCAGTTGGGAGGGCCAGGCCCAGCAGGGCTATCAGGCCCACCAGGCGCAGTGGGACGCCAAGGCCGCCGACCTCCAGCAGGTCTGCGCCAACATCGCCGGCGCGCTGGAGGCCGCCGCGCTGAGCTACAAGAGCACCGAGGACAAGAACGCCAGCCGCTGGCAGCACTGA
- a CDS encoding type VII secretion protein EccB, translating to MASRRDELNAYTFARRRTVGAFLMPGGAGGDEDAPRPVKAVLPSLVVGAVIVGGFGVWGVFRPSAPLDWDNGRNVIQGKKSTTRYVVLTDPDGRTRRLHQVLNMSSARLVLPADAKVVVVDDDVLDRYPHHGPTIGIPYAPDKLPGKDNAGKPMKWSVCDRPGSDDKQETVNQALFVAAGADAGALEAKGGMLGPDQLMLVQLAEDQQVTASPAQGQPGAGPGGATIYLVDAQGRRHEIGTPQTDDREKKSLITAVFGPNAVPQRVKREWLGTLLDGSAIVFPQVDGVADSQGANSSVALEDQADRRIGRLVHYQDRNYVVGRDKLFLVTPFQAELIRQNPAYQVLYKYDADKKPRNDEMTPADHARFGTSTPLPKAGDGDWPLKSGAPVNNWQDRQDARKVVCSTFDGVAEDGHTPRRSVWAGPEYPAQYNNGAGAAYVTPGHGLFYRSMDNGSGGSGGSGTDYLITETGLRYSVPANGDGGRGVTPSPGTQPGQSGAPKSPTPQPGTAQPSASQPSAPVPDQPDEPGGNQARLGYRDLQPLPVPHEWSDLVPAGPPLSAKDAAQQQNA from the coding sequence ATGGCATCGCGCCGGGACGAGCTGAACGCGTACACCTTCGCGCGCAGGCGCACCGTGGGAGCCTTCCTGATGCCGGGCGGCGCGGGCGGCGACGAGGACGCCCCGCGCCCGGTGAAGGCCGTCCTGCCGAGCCTGGTCGTCGGGGCGGTGATCGTCGGCGGGTTCGGGGTGTGGGGGGTGTTCAGGCCGAGCGCGCCGCTGGACTGGGACAACGGCAGGAACGTGATCCAGGGCAAGAAGTCGACCACCCGGTACGTGGTGCTGACCGACCCGGACGGGCGGACCAGGCGGCTGCACCAGGTGCTCAACATGTCCTCGGCCCGGCTGGTCCTGCCGGCCGACGCCAAGGTGGTGGTCGTCGACGACGACGTGCTCGACCGCTACCCCCACCACGGCCCGACGATCGGCATCCCGTACGCGCCGGACAAGCTGCCCGGCAAGGACAACGCGGGCAAGCCGATGAAGTGGTCGGTGTGCGACCGCCCGGGCTCGGACGACAAGCAGGAGACCGTCAACCAGGCGCTGTTCGTCGCGGCCGGCGCCGACGCCGGGGCACTGGAGGCCAAGGGCGGGATGCTCGGTCCCGACCAGTTGATGCTGGTCCAGCTGGCGGAGGACCAGCAGGTCACCGCCTCGCCCGCGCAGGGCCAGCCGGGCGCCGGGCCCGGCGGCGCGACGATCTACCTGGTCGACGCGCAGGGCCGCCGGCACGAGATCGGCACCCCGCAGACGGACGACCGGGAGAAGAAGTCGCTGATCACCGCCGTCTTCGGGCCGAACGCGGTGCCGCAGCGGGTCAAGCGCGAGTGGCTGGGCACCCTGCTGGACGGTAGCGCGATCGTCTTCCCGCAGGTCGATGGGGTGGCGGACAGCCAGGGCGCCAACTCCTCCGTGGCGCTGGAGGACCAGGCCGACCGCCGGATCGGCCGGCTGGTGCACTACCAGGACCGCAACTACGTGGTCGGCCGGGACAAGCTGTTCCTGGTGACGCCGTTCCAGGCCGAGCTGATCCGGCAGAACCCGGCCTACCAGGTGCTCTATAAGTACGACGCGGACAAGAAGCCGCGCAACGACGAGATGACCCCGGCCGACCACGCGCGGTTCGGCACCAGCACCCCGCTGCCGAAGGCGGGCGACGGCGACTGGCCGCTCAAGTCCGGTGCGCCGGTCAACAACTGGCAGGACCGGCAGGACGCCCGCAAGGTCGTGTGCAGCACCTTCGACGGCGTCGCCGAGGATGGCCACACCCCGAGGCGCAGCGTCTGGGCCGGTCCCGAGTACCCCGCTCAGTACAACAACGGTGCGGGTGCGGCCTATGTGACACCTGGTCACGGCCTGTTCTACCGCTCGATGGACAACGGCTCCGGCGGCTCCGGTGGCTCCGGCACCGACTACCTGATCACCGAGACCGGCCTGCGCTACTCGGTGCCGGCCAACGGCGACGGCGGCAGGGGCGTGACCCCCTCGCCCGGCACACAGCCGGGCCAGAGCGGTGCCCCCAAGTCGCCGACGCCCCAGCCGGGTACGGCCCAGCCGTCCGCATCCCAGCCGTCCGCGCCCGTGCCGGACCAGCCGGACGAGCCCGGCGGCAACCAGGCGCGGCTCGGCTACCGGGACCTGCAGCCGCTGCCCGTGCCGCACGAGTGGTCGGATCTGGTGCCGGCCGGCCCGCCGCTCAGTGCGAAGGACGCGGCGCAGCAGCAGAACGCCTGA
- a CDS encoding APC family permease, with the protein MTDTLRQPVPAASTADGAAPQTLKRSIGVVGGTLLTLSCVTPASTLFVIVPQLFSSIGSATALAIAIGSVLCIAVAFCYSELGTLIPSAGGEYAMVGTLAGRLAGWLVFVQSLIVVMVVPSVIALGTADYLAPVMHVDKPIAGAAVMLAATLAGLLDLRANAWITGIFLVLEVVAAGVVSVLGFAHTNPDHPSLLHGVVAGDGGTTSTVGIGAIIGALGIALFVTQGFSTAVYLSEELENPRRNVSRTVLWTLGLSAAVILIPVAAITMGAPDPQTLASGDISGMVTAWSNSAIGTFISLCIALAIINAGIVMVIQNSRVLFASARDKAWPEPVNKAFGALGRFGSPWIATLAVGVPGAALCFVKGELLSNITGVAVTAMYLLVAIASLLSRRAHHKHAAAWRMPLWPAVPVVLIAVLVYVMTQLDAEPLLWTGGITAAATLYWVFYLRPRQDTRWVITLPEDQQQA; encoded by the coding sequence ATGACCGACACGCTTCGCCAGCCAGTCCCCGCAGCCTCGACTGCGGACGGTGCGGCGCCCCAGACGCTCAAGCGCTCGATCGGCGTCGTGGGCGGCACCCTGCTCACGCTGTCGTGCGTCACCCCGGCCTCCACGCTCTTCGTGATCGTGCCGCAGCTGTTCTCCAGCATCGGCAGCGCCACCGCCCTGGCCATCGCGATCGGCTCGGTGCTCTGCATCGCCGTCGCCTTCTGCTACTCCGAGCTCGGCACGCTGATCCCCAGCGCCGGCGGTGAGTACGCGATGGTCGGCACCCTGGCCGGACGGCTGGCCGGCTGGCTGGTCTTCGTCCAGTCGCTGATCGTGGTGATGGTCGTCCCCTCGGTCATCGCCCTCGGCACCGCCGACTACCTCGCACCGGTCATGCACGTCGACAAGCCCATCGCGGGCGCCGCGGTGATGCTGGCCGCCACCCTGGCCGGTCTGCTCGACCTGCGCGCCAACGCCTGGATCACCGGCATCTTCCTGGTGCTGGAGGTCGTCGCGGCCGGTGTCGTCTCGGTGCTCGGCTTCGCCCACACCAACCCCGACCACCCCAGCCTGCTGCACGGCGTGGTCGCCGGGGACGGCGGCACCACCAGCACCGTCGGCATCGGCGCCATCATCGGCGCGCTCGGCATCGCCCTCTTCGTCACCCAGGGCTTCTCCACGGCCGTCTACCTCTCCGAGGAGTTGGAGAACCCCCGCCGCAACGTCTCGCGTACCGTGCTCTGGACGCTCGGCCTCTCCGCCGCCGTCATCCTGATCCCGGTCGCCGCCATCACCATGGGCGCCCCCGACCCGCAGACCCTGGCCTCCGGCGACATCTCCGGCATGGTCACCGCCTGGAGCAACTCGGCGATCGGCACCTTCATCAGCCTCTGCATCGCGCTGGCCATCATCAACGCCGGCATCGTCATGGTCATCCAGAACTCCCGGGTGCTGTTCGCCTCCGCCCGCGACAAGGCCTGGCCCGAGCCGGTCAACAAGGCCTTCGGCGCCCTGGGCCGGTTCGGCTCCCCGTGGATCGCCACCCTCGCCGTCGGCGTGCCCGGCGCCGCCCTCTGCTTCGTCAAGGGCGAACTGCTGAGCAACATCACCGGCGTCGCCGTGACCGCGATGTACCTGCTGGTCGCCATCGCCTCGCTGCTCTCCCGCCGCGCCCACCACAAGCACGCCGCCGCCTGGCGGATGCCGCTGTGGCCGGCCGTCCCGGTGGTCCTGATCGCCGTCCTGGTCTACGTCATGACCCAGCTGGACGCCGAGCCCCTGCTCTGGACCGGCGGCATCACCGCCGCCGCCACCCTCTACTGGGTGTTCTACCTGCGCCCCCGGCAGGACACCCGCTGGGTGATCACCCTCCCCGAGGACCAGCAGCAGGCCTGA
- the eccE gene encoding type VII secretion protein EccE, producing the protein MPSQTAPGRRGTAPGEASPADGGAGGPVAVRVHPRPGLLGGRLKLRQLVVVEVAVAVVAVGWTISRAVAAGFGAVALALLVLGLVPLRGRTIPETLQVRAALKSRRNQARPSPAGTDPALAPALELEPALRTCTHATEADLGGRPVRRETGMVGDGTFLSSVLLVQAKDQPLRPVRTALPLPLDVVCSALRVDDITLESVQLVQHTQPAPATHVPEQSLAARAYRDLPDGTTTPGLRLTWVALKLDPERAATAVRARGGGEEGARRALQRVTDQLAGRLNSAGFHATVLDERELIAALSIATCANPLAVTGRQGTGGGAGTTRRTQEGRRYWRIDDRWHSTYWISRWPQLGRPDGVPGRIAAPDLVNLITGSPALASTFSLTAGHGTGGSVTISGHLRVTGRSESEVDQAGRQVETRAQSAGLGLSRLDLEQAPGVLATLPLGGAV; encoded by the coding sequence ATGCCAAGCCAGACCGCTCCAGGACGCCGCGGCACGGCACCGGGCGAGGCGTCGCCCGCCGACGGCGGCGCCGGCGGGCCCGTCGCGGTCCGCGTCCACCCCCGGCCGGGGCTGCTCGGCGGCCGACTGAAACTGCGCCAACTCGTCGTGGTCGAGGTCGCGGTGGCAGTGGTCGCGGTCGGCTGGACGATCAGCCGGGCGGTCGCCGCCGGCTTCGGCGCGGTCGCACTCGCCCTGCTGGTCCTCGGCCTCGTCCCGCTGCGCGGCCGGACGATCCCCGAGACGCTCCAGGTGCGCGCCGCCCTCAAGTCCCGCCGCAACCAGGCCCGTCCTTCGCCGGCCGGCACCGACCCGGCTCTCGCCCCCGCGCTGGAACTCGAACCGGCGCTGCGCACCTGCACGCACGCCACCGAGGCCGACCTCGGCGGCCGGCCGGTGCGCCGGGAGACCGGCATGGTCGGCGACGGCACCTTCCTCAGCTCGGTGCTGCTCGTCCAGGCCAAGGACCAGCCGCTGCGCCCGGTGCGCACCGCGCTGCCGCTGCCGTTGGACGTCGTCTGCTCGGCCCTGCGGGTGGACGACATCACCCTGGAATCCGTCCAGTTGGTGCAGCACACCCAGCCCGCCCCGGCCACGCACGTGCCCGAGCAGTCGCTGGCCGCCCGCGCCTACCGGGACCTGCCCGACGGCACCACCACCCCGGGGCTGCGGCTCACCTGGGTGGCGCTCAAGCTCGACCCGGAGCGGGCCGCCACCGCCGTCCGGGCCCGCGGCGGCGGCGAGGAAGGCGCCCGCAGGGCGCTCCAGCGGGTCACCGACCAGCTCGCCGGACGGCTCAACAGCGCCGGGTTCCACGCGACCGTGCTGGACGAACGCGAGTTGATCGCCGCCCTCTCCATCGCCACCTGCGCCAACCCCCTCGCGGTGACCGGGCGCCAGGGCACCGGCGGCGGCGCCGGCACCACCCGCCGCACCCAGGAGGGCCGCCGGTACTGGCGGATCGACGACCGCTGGCACAGCACCTACTGGATCTCCCGCTGGCCGCAGCTCGGCCGCCCCGACGGCGTCCCCGGCCGGATCGCCGCCCCCGACCTGGTCAACCTGATCACCGGCTCGCCGGCGCTGGCCAGCACCTTCAGCCTGACCGCCGGGCACGGCACCGGCGGCTCCGTCACCATCAGCGGACACCTGCGGGTGACCGGGCGCAGCGAGAGCGAGGTCGACCAGGCCGGCCGCCAGGTGGAGACGCGGGCGCAGAGCGCCGGACTCGGCCTGAGCCGGCTCGATCTGGAGCAGGCCCCCGGCGTGCTCGCCACCCTGCCGCTGGGAGGAGCAGTCTGA
- the mycP gene encoding type VII secretion-associated serine protease mycosin codes for MSARGYRRTAATLAAFAVLAGPVAAPAHADGPGIAAAGDCPASAPDVQVVPWALQRLLLDELWQHGRTTGENVTVAVIDTGVDDRNPQLADKVDDGGSLLRNRETKALIEGGGKDDQVGHGTKVAGIIAARRSDRTGFVGLAPGARILSIRQNDSEGNGDVATLADAIHQAVQRGARVINISQDVRGAATTGFTGYPELKAAIEFAEANRAVVVASTGNDGKEGDTYPGAFPTVLAVGASDRNNERAPFSQYGEFVKVAAPGVGILSTVPRSGQCVDNGTSFAAPYVSGLAALLVGAHQGWSAAQVRAWIEQTAQRTEHGPNRFIGWGVVDPVKAVTKAPDNPRDRAEPDPPVQLAAAPIVPRPVGLGETQADRDRRTATYVLGIGALLVALLIGGGVVMRDHRRRPTG; via the coding sequence GTGTCCGCACGGGGGTACCGCAGGACGGCCGCGACACTGGCCGCGTTCGCGGTGCTGGCCGGCCCGGTGGCCGCCCCCGCGCACGCCGACGGCCCGGGAATCGCCGCCGCCGGCGACTGCCCCGCCTCCGCCCCCGACGTCCAGGTCGTGCCGTGGGCGCTGCAACGTCTGCTGCTCGACGAGCTCTGGCAGCACGGCCGGACGACGGGCGAGAACGTCACCGTCGCGGTCATCGACACCGGGGTGGACGACAGGAACCCACAGCTTGCCGACAAGGTCGATGACGGCGGCAGCCTGCTGCGCAACCGGGAGACCAAGGCCCTGATCGAGGGCGGCGGCAAGGACGACCAGGTCGGCCACGGCACCAAGGTGGCCGGCATCATCGCCGCCCGCCGCTCCGACCGCACCGGCTTCGTCGGACTCGCCCCGGGCGCCCGCATCCTGTCGATCCGCCAGAACGACAGCGAGGGCAACGGCGACGTCGCCACCCTCGCCGACGCCATCCACCAGGCGGTCCAGCGCGGCGCCCGGGTCATCAACATCTCCCAGGACGTCCGCGGGGCCGCGACCACCGGCTTCACCGGCTACCCGGAACTGAAGGCGGCCATCGAGTTCGCCGAGGCGAACCGGGCCGTGGTGGTCGCCTCCACTGGCAACGACGGCAAGGAGGGCGACACCTACCCGGGCGCCTTCCCCACCGTGCTCGCCGTCGGCGCCTCCGACCGCAACAACGAGCGCGCCCCCTTCTCCCAGTACGGCGAGTTCGTGAAGGTCGCCGCGCCCGGCGTCGGAATACTCTCCACCGTCCCCCGCAGCGGCCAGTGCGTGGACAACGGCACCAGCTTCGCCGCCCCGTACGTGTCCGGCCTGGCCGCGCTGCTGGTCGGCGCGCACCAGGGGTGGAGCGCGGCCCAGGTCCGGGCCTGGATCGAGCAGACCGCCCAGCGCACCGAGCACGGTCCCAACCGCTTCATCGGCTGGGGCGTGGTGGATCCGGTGAAGGCCGTCACCAAGGCCCCCGACAACCCGCGGGACAGGGCCGAGCCGGACCCGCCCGTCCAGCTAGCCGCCGCCCCGATCGTGCCCCGCCCGGTCGGCCTCGGCGAGACCCAGGCCGACCGCGACCGCCGCACCGCGACCTACGTGCTCGGCATCGGCGCGCTGCTCGTCGCGCTGCTCATCGGCGGGGGCGTCGTTATGCGCGACCACCGGCGCAGGCCCACCGGCTGA
- a CDS encoding IS30 family transposase, which produces MDFEIRKDRTAQGPVKLRREREAYSRLMQQGYTNTEACRIVGIARRTGQKWRHGRGAEQRQKAAPPIRMVVPPSGVSRYLSEDERIHIADRLREKATVRAIAAELGRSPSTISREIRRNRTEGTRGQWHYRPHAAQARADARRPRPKARKITENPELHAAVQAMLDEQWSPEQICHALRRQFPDRPEMHVVHETVYQALYVQGRGELRRELAGALRSGRARRRPQRQANCRRSRFTDPMVMISERPAEAEDRAVPGHWEGDLILGKEHKSAIGTLVERSTRYVMLLHLPGDHTAETVRDALVATARTLPVQLKRSLTWDQGSEMARHAEFSLATDIPVYFCDPASPWQRGSNENTNGLLRQYFPKGTDLSVHTPEHLAAVADQLNRRPRKTLGWETPAERLAKLLAA; this is translated from the coding sequence TTGGACTTCGAGATCCGCAAGGACCGGACGGCCCAGGGGCCTGTGAAGCTGCGCCGGGAACGGGAGGCATACTCCCGGCTCATGCAGCAGGGCTACACGAACACCGAGGCGTGCCGGATCGTCGGCATCGCCCGCCGGACCGGCCAGAAGTGGCGTCACGGCCGCGGAGCCGAGCAGCGGCAGAAGGCGGCACCACCGATTCGCATGGTGGTGCCGCCTTCCGGTGTCTCCCGGTATCTGAGCGAGGACGAGCGGATCCACATCGCCGACCGGCTGCGGGAGAAGGCCACCGTGCGGGCCATCGCCGCGGAGCTGGGCCGCAGTCCGTCCACCATCAGCCGGGAGATCCGCCGCAACCGCACCGAGGGCACTCGCGGGCAGTGGCACTACCGTCCGCACGCCGCCCAGGCCAGGGCGGACGCTCGCCGGCCCCGCCCCAAGGCCCGCAAGATCACCGAGAACCCCGAGCTGCACGCCGCCGTCCAGGCGATGCTGGACGAGCAGTGGAGCCCGGAGCAGATCTGCCACGCTCTACGTCGACAGTTCCCCGACCGGCCGGAGATGCACGTGGTCCACGAGACCGTCTACCAGGCGCTCTACGTCCAGGGCCGAGGCGAGCTGCGGCGCGAGCTCGCCGGTGCCCTGCGCTCAGGCCGGGCCCGCCGCAGGCCCCAGCGGCAGGCCAACTGCCGGCGTTCCCGCTTCACCGACCCGATGGTCATGATCAGCGAGCGCCCCGCCGAGGCCGAGGACCGGGCCGTCCCCGGCCACTGGGAGGGCGATCTGATCCTCGGCAAGGAGCACAAGTCCGCGATCGGCACCCTGGTCGAGCGTTCGACCCGCTACGTGATGCTGCTGCACCTGCCCGGCGACCACACCGCCGAGACCGTCCGCGACGCCCTAGTGGCCACCGCCCGGACACTCCCGGTCCAGCTGAAGCGGTCCCTGACCTGGGACCAGGGCAGCGAGATGGCCAGGCACGCGGAGTTCAGCCTGGCAACCGACATCCCGGTCTACTTCTGCGACCCGGCCAGTCCCTGGCAGCGCGGCTCCAACGAGAACACGAACGGCCTGCTGCGGCAGTACTTCCCCAAGGGCACCGACCTGTCGGTCCACACGCCCGAGCACCTGGCCGCCGTCGCCGACCAGCTCAACCGCCGCCCACGCAAAACGCTCGGCTGGGAAACCCCAGCCGAGCGTCTGGCTAAACTCCTCGCGGCCTAG
- a CDS encoding MinD/ParA family ATP-binding protein codes for MSSDRDGVYVGDNAAEDDDDWSDAPDYTPPSWYVQTDAQAGVPAPPVSPTPAASADAPAAPAPAPAPAPAPAPIPAPAVVPPPMPAPTPVPTPVSEAAPVPAPSPAPAAEQPVAPAPMPAPASSPVVPTGAPEPAPALAEAPHASFPASFPAPAPAQHDLPPAVAPGWPPAAPSAHQQPAPGPAAAHPYADPQPAPAPQSFGEPQPAQPGPPPPPQSFAHPPAAVPPQDPQVVPPLDPQAAWAAQQAAAQPQPAQPAQPQPAAGPQPGPQPGPVDPRQGGWPQPAAYQPPAQPQQPGPGQPWPQQAGATPPPAAFQQAAAPPQTAHGAPLGYTAAVELSSDRLLRSQPKQQRQQPRFQFGGKAAAAEKARKLEIIRTPVLSCYRIAVISLKGGVGKTTTTTALGATLASERQDKVIAIDANPDAGTLGRRVKRQTGATIRDLVTAIPHLRSYMDIRQFTSQDLHSGLEILANDVDPAVSTTFNDSDYRQVIDVLGRQYPIILTDSGTGLLYSAMRGVLDLADQLIIVATPSVDGASSASTTLDWLSAHGYADLVQRSITVVSGVRETSKMIKVEDIVAHFQTRCRGVVVVPFDESLAAGAEVNLDMMRPKVREAYFELATLVGEDIVRAQQAAQQQGGWQQQAQQPYPQQQPGQPQPQPYADPQQPYAAPGQAPQPYPAPGGQPAAGTPWAPQPGQTPPPPPVGGHPPYPAGGGYGYPQAPQPGAQPPAPEWPQPAAPQPAPPAQPDGYQPPPGYGYPPQPQPQPPQ; via the coding sequence GTGAGCAGCGATCGGGACGGCGTCTACGTCGGCGACAACGCGGCGGAGGACGACGACGACTGGTCCGACGCGCCCGATTACACTCCGCCCTCCTGGTACGTGCAGACGGACGCTCAGGCGGGCGTCCCGGCGCCTCCGGTGTCTCCGACGCCGGCGGCCTCGGCGGATGCTCCGGCGGCCCCGGCCCCGGCCCCGGCCCCGGCCCCGGCCCCGGCTCCGATCCCGGCTCCGGCCGTCGTGCCGCCGCCGATGCCCGCGCCGACTCCGGTTCCCACTCCCGTAAGTGAGGCCGCGCCGGTTCCGGCACCCTCGCCCGCTCCGGCCGCCGAGCAGCCGGTGGCACCCGCTCCGATGCCTGCTCCGGCGTCTTCTCCGGTGGTGCCGACGGGCGCGCCCGAACCGGCACCCGCGCTCGCCGAGGCGCCGCACGCCTCGTTCCCCGCGTCGTTCCCCGCCCCGGCCCCGGCGCAGCACGACCTGCCGCCGGCCGTCGCCCCGGGCTGGCCACCGGCGGCCCCGTCCGCGCACCAGCAGCCCGCCCCCGGCCCGGCTGCGGCGCACCCGTACGCCGACCCGCAGCCGGCCCCGGCCCCGCAGTCCTTCGGCGAACCGCAGCCGGCGCAGCCCGGACCTCCACCTCCGCCGCAGTCGTTCGCGCATCCGCCCGCAGCCGTCCCGCCACAGGACCCGCAGGTTGTCCCGCCGCTGGACCCGCAGGCCGCGTGGGCCGCACAGCAGGCCGCAGCGCAGCCGCAGCCGGCCCAGCCCGCGCAGCCCCAGCCGGCTGCCGGCCCCCAGCCGGGCCCGCAGCCCGGCCCGGTCGACCCGCGCCAGGGCGGCTGGCCGCAGCCCGCCGCCTACCAGCCGCCGGCCCAGCCGCAGCAGCCCGGCCCCGGGCAGCCCTGGCCGCAGCAGGCCGGTGCCACCCCGCCGCCCGCCGCGTTCCAGCAGGCCGCCGCCCCGCCGCAGACCGCGCACGGCGCGCCGCTCGGCTACACGGCCGCCGTCGAGCTGTCCTCGGACCGCCTGCTGCGCAGCCAGCCCAAGCAGCAGCGCCAGCAGCCGCGGTTCCAGTTCGGCGGCAAGGCGGCGGCGGCCGAGAAGGCCCGCAAGCTGGAGATCATCCGCACCCCGGTGCTGAGCTGCTACCGGATCGCGGTGATCAGCCTCAAGGGCGGCGTCGGCAAGACCACGACCACCACCGCGCTCGGCGCGACCCTGGCCAGCGAGCGCCAGGACAAGGTGATCGCGATCGACGCCAACCCGGACGCCGGCACCCTCGGCCGCCGGGTCAAGCGCCAGACCGGCGCGACCATCCGCGATCTGGTGACGGCCATCCCGCACCTGCGCAGCTACATGGACATCCGTCAGTTCACCTCGCAGGACCTGCACTCGGGCCTGGAGATCCTGGCGAACGACGTCGACCCGGCCGTCTCGACCACCTTCAACGACTCGGACTACCGCCAGGTCATCGACGTGCTGGGCCGCCAGTACCCGATCATCCTGACCGACTCCGGCACCGGTCTGTTGTACAGCGCGATGCGCGGGGTGCTGGACCTCGCCGACCAGCTGATCATCGTCGCCACCCCGAGCGTGGACGGCGCCTCCAGCGCCTCGACCACGCTGGACTGGCTCTCCGCGCACGGCTACGCGGACCTGGTGCAGCGCAGCATCACGGTGGTCTCCGGGGTGCGCGAGACCAGCAAGATGATCAAGGTCGAGGACATCGTCGCGCACTTCCAGACCCGCTGCCGCGGCGTGGTCGTGGTCCCGTTCGACGAGAGCCTGGCGGCCGGCGCCGAGGTCAACCTCGACATGATGCGGCCCAAGGTCCGCGAGGCCTACTTCGAGCTGGCCACCCTGGTCGGCGAGGACATCGTCCGGGCCCAGCAGGCCGCCCAGCAGCAGGGCGGATGGCAGCAGCAGGCCCAGCAGCCCTACCCGCAGCAGCAGCCCGGCCAGCCGCAGCCCCAGCCGTACGCCGACCCGCAGCAGCCCTACGCGGCCCCCGGGCAGGCCCCGCAGCCCTACCCCGCGCCGGGCGGCCAGCCCGCCGCCGGCACGCCGTGGGCGCCGCAGCCGGGCCAGACCCCGCCGCCCCCGCCCGTGGGCGGCCACCCGCCGTACCCCGCCGGGGGCGGGTACGGCTACCCGCAGGCGCCGCAGCCGGGCGCTCAGCCGCCCGCGCCGGAGTGGCCCCAGCCGGCCGCCCCGCAGCCGGCCCCGCCCGCCCAGCCGGACGGCTACCAGCCGCCCCCCGGCTACGGCTACCCGCCGCAGCCGCAGCCGCAGCCCCCGCAGTGA
- a CDS encoding SigE family RNA polymerase sigma factor, whose product MRRIWGGREAKDAGFLELVSSRTGHLYRSACLLTSGDTHQAEDLVQETLSRMYVLWRRSAWTGGRSRIDNPAAYAHTVMVRTFLAQQRRRSSTERPTGDLPEPEGREADSTLRLTLLDALGRMPPKDRAVLVLRYWEDRSVEETAEVLRASSGAVRSRTTRALARMRILLGDSLAELAAR is encoded by the coding sequence ATGAGGCGGATCTGGGGCGGCCGCGAGGCCAAGGACGCCGGGTTCCTGGAACTCGTGTCCAGCCGGACCGGCCACCTGTACCGCTCGGCCTGCCTGCTGACCAGCGGCGACACCCACCAGGCCGAGGACCTCGTACAGGAGACCCTCAGCCGGATGTACGTCCTCTGGCGGCGCAGCGCCTGGACCGGCGGCCGGTCCCGGATCGACAATCCGGCTGCCTACGCGCACACCGTGATGGTCCGCACCTTCCTCGCCCAGCAGCGCCGCCGCTCCAGCACCGAGCGCCCCACCGGCGACCTGCCCGAGCCCGAGGGCCGTGAGGCCGACAGCACCCTGCGGCTGACCCTCCTCGACGCGCTCGGCAGGATGCCGCCCAAGGACCGGGCGGTGCTGGTCCTGCGCTACTGGGAGGACCGCAGCGTCGAGGAGACCGCCGAGGTGCTGCGCGCCTCGTCCGGCGCGGTCCGCAGCCGCACCACCCGGGCCCTGGCCCGGATGCGCATCCTGCTCGGCGACTCGTTGGCCGAACTGGCCGCCCGCTGA
- a CDS encoding WXG100 family type VII secretion target has protein sequence MGQFKMTAQEMQAFAKRIEEAIGKIAQERTKLNSTMGSVSGGWQGQAAEAYKRLQEQYNGDIDKLNESLRAIKGAIELTVKHYAATEAEQQQQFSAVQS, from the coding sequence ATGGGTCAGTTCAAGATGACCGCCCAGGAGATGCAGGCCTTCGCCAAGCGGATCGAGGAGGCCATCGGCAAGATCGCCCAGGAGCGCACCAAGCTCAACAGCACGATGGGCAGCGTCTCCGGTGGCTGGCAGGGCCAGGCGGCCGAGGCCTACAAGAGGCTGCAGGAGCAGTACAACGGGGACATCGACAAGCTCAACGAGTCGCTCCGGGCGATCAAGGGCGCGATCGAGCTGACGGTCAAGCACTACGCGGCCACCGAGGCGGAGCAGCAGCAGCAGTTCAGCGCCGTCCAGAGCTGA